The following is a genomic window from Rhodoligotrophos defluvii.
AGATATGCGGAAGCACGAGGCGGAGCGTGGGAAGCCGCCACGCCATGTAATTGGGCAAGATGCCTACGCCCACGCCGGCAAGCACGGCCTCGAGCTGGGCGGCCACGCTCGCGCATTCATAGGTCGTCTGCGCCTGTTTGGCGATCTCGTGGAAGAAATCCATGGTCGGATATGTAAACTCGAGGATCGGGGTCACCACGATGTGGTCGCGCAGATCGCTGAGCTCGTTAAGGGTCTCATCGCGCTTGGCATAGTTGTCGGAAACGAAGAGGTTGAGCTGATAGTCGATCAGGCGCTGGCAAATGAGCCGGCCGTCGGTCGGGGGCTGAAGCGTGACGGCGATGTCGACCTCGCGCTTGGAAACCGAGAAATCCTTGGGCAGCGGAAGGAGCTTCAGATTAAGAGCGGGATGCGCTCTGATCATCTCTCCCATCATCGGCGCAAGGAAATAGGTCCCGAAACCGTCTGCAGCTCCGATCTTCACGGTGCCTGAGAGCTCGAGATTGGAATCGGCCACGGCTGCCTCGATGCTCAGCACGTCGGCTTCGACCCGCTCGGCCATCGGCAGGAGCTGTTCGCCCGCCGGCGTCAACACACAGCCCACCGGACTTCGCTCGAAGAGGCGTGCCTGAAGCTGCTCTTCGAGCGCGTTCAGGCGCCTGCTCACCGTCGCATGGTCAAGCCGCAGCGTAGTGGCTGCCGCCAGGATCTGGCCCGAGCGAGCCACCGCGAGAAAGATCTTGATGTGATCCCAGTCAAGCTTCATAGGCTTGAGGTTGCCTGCATTTTTCGCAGCGTCAATAGTCTCGGACCCCATGCGGCGCGAAACCGGTCCTGCTAGACCCCTCCGCCGCTTTCGTCTCGAAACCTGCCGCCGGGCATCTCGCGCGAAGCCAAAGGCCTAACTGCGCATATTGGTTCTGCCATATTCCGCGTTGATCCCTTTGCTGTGCTCTACCCAGACTCCCACCAAAGATGCGCGACGAAAGGTTTTGCTGCTCGTTCCGAACGACCCAGCGATGCGAAGCCATTAGCAGGTCACAGGCATCACAAAAGAACAATAATGGGAGGATTTCGCCAGATGAAGCAGCTACTTGCATGCCTCGCCCTCACCTTGGCTCTCATCGGCGGAGCGACCACGCCGTCAGCTTCGGTGGAACTCGTCTTCGCCCACGGCTACCCGACCACGCACCCTCTGTCGGTCACCTATGACCGCTTCATCGCATATGTGAAAGACAACAGCGACATCAAGCTGACGGTCCACCCCGGCGGCTCTCTCCTCAATCTCATGGAAACCTCCCCCGGCCTGAGAGACGGCGTTGCGGATATCGGAACGGTTCTCACGCCCTATTACCTGGCCGAATTTCCGAATTCCAACCTCATCGCCAACTTGTCGATGCTGGTGACAGCCGGTCAGCCCCACCAAGCGCCCGGAGCGGTGATGGCCGGCGCCACGATGGAATACATCTTCAATTGCAAAGATTGTCAGGCTGACTATGCCGCGCAGAACCAAGTCTACCTCGGATCGCTGTCGACGGCAGGGTTCGACCTGCTCTGTCGCGAGCCCATCAGAGCGATCGGCGGCGTCAAGGGGAAGCGGCTGCGGTCGGCAGCAGCAAACTTCGGCCGCTGGGCGGAGCATTTCGGAGGCATCCAGGTGTCGGTGCCGGCCAACGAAATCTACGAAGCACTGTCACAGGGTATCGTCGATTGCGCGATGAACTCGATCTCCGAGTTGACCGG
Proteins encoded in this region:
- a CDS encoding LysR family transcriptional regulator, with the protein product MKLDWDHIKIFLAVARSGQILAAATTLRLDHATVSRRLNALEEQLQARLFERSPVGCVLTPAGEQLLPMAERVEADVLSIEAAVADSNLELSGTVKIGAADGFGTYFLAPMMGEMIRAHPALNLKLLPLPKDFSVSKREVDIAVTLQPPTDGRLICQRLIDYQLNLFVSDNYAKRDETLNELSDLRDHIVVTPILEFTYPTMDFFHEIAKQAQTTYECASVAAQLEAVLAGVGVGILPNYMAWRLPTLRLVLPHICYSRTYWLVSHPDGRDVARVATARRRIFDTVRAHREIFSTAIREPT
- a CDS encoding C4-dicarboxylate TRAP transporter substrate-binding protein; this translates as MKQLLACLALTLALIGGATTPSASVELVFAHGYPTTHPLSVTYDRFIAYVKDNSDIKLTVHPGGSLLNLMETSPGLRDGVADIGTVLTPYYLAEFPNSNLIANLSMLVTAGQPHQAPGAVMAGATMEYIFNCKDCQADYAAQNQVYLGSLSTAGFDLLCREPIRAIGGVKGKRLRSAAANFGRWAEHFGGIQVSVPANEIYEALSQGIVDCAMNSISELTGYQLHEVIRSATIGFLGGVFAGVDPHNVNRETWQGLSEDHRKVLLEASARGVAAATANYYRVSAENIKKAPGMGVEIIKATDEMIAANNEFVQKDIAVIEQQFTREYRVKDAARKIEHARGLIDRWRALLANWDGTEESLYKLYNDEIFSKIDVSTYAMK